One Coffea eugenioides isolate CCC68of chromosome 2, Ceug_1.0, whole genome shotgun sequence genomic window, TGTGAACTTGGATTATACAAGTGAACTAAGCATTTCTGGTATAAACTCTGGGTATATTTGTCTTGCTTCAACCTGGTAGTCACAAATATAACTTTTTGTGCTTGGACATGCATTCTTGTTCTAACTAGGAAGTCATTTGTAGATTTTAGATACCAATTTTAAGCATCAAATAATTTATGCTTACTGCTAATGTTTGCTTTTGAAATGATCTGGTTGCAGGGTGTCATTGTTTATAGATCTTTGCGTGTCTTACATGTGGTTATAAAGCATGCTTCCCATATGCAAAAGAAAATTGGTAGGAGGTATATTTCCCTTTGCCTCTCTCCCCCCTTCTGCCCTCCTCTCTGTCATGCCTGTCTCTCTGCATTGATCTGATTTTGTACATTGTAACATTCTTGCAATGCCATTTGATGGAACAcctttgttttctttgcttGATAACTCTCCTAATGTGGATATCTTTGGAGAAAAGCCATCCGGTGGCTGGTGAAAGTTTTTAGTTTGTCAAATTGGTCTTGCCTTTTCTGTGGATGTTCACTTCTCCATGTTGAGTTTAATTAGCATAACagaaggtaaacatgtggaaaACGTGTACTTGGAATGTTGGAGATCAATAGTGTTTCACTCCCCAATACTTGACCACTATATAGATCCCAAAAAAGTAAGACAtgaaagaaagagaggaaaaattACTAAcatattcttaatttttgccAAATGTGGTTTTGCTGACAAGTGCAATGGGGTGCCTAATAATTAGGAATTAAATTGATCCATAAGATACTAATCAGTAACTTGATGTAGCCTACTTTGctacatttcatttaagaatttttggAAGGACTTATGGAACTCACCTCTAGCATAATTGATTAGGCAATGCTTGTATAGAAAATTTTGGTGTAGAGATCACAATAGATAAATTGCTGAtatctctgtctctctctctctcaatttcTTAAATCTAACTAGTTGTTTATGACCTTACGTGCATTTCTGAAGAGGATTCTTGAAGAGATCTCCGGAGTAGTTGTATATAACAAGCGATAATACTCTTATTTACTTTTTAACGGTAATAGTATTGTTTACTAATTCTCTTTTTGAGGTTTTTTATTCTTGAGATTTTAGCTGTAGGGTACTCCTAGTACATCTTCTGAGCAATTTATGATGCCATATAACACTCAAATTTTTTTGTGTAGTAGGGGGTATCAATTATACCCAAACTTTGGTACAGCAGAACTATTGAGTATCAAatcttttgaaattgttttcAATAGGTTCAATGGAACTATTCCAGTGGAAATTGGTACTCGCTGCTTGTCGTGTGAAAAAATGGTTAGCACTTaacttttaaaaattaataataataataataataataataatggcaaatgataaaaaaaagaatatcaaaatttttaagggATCTGCTCAAATTCAGCCTCAACATCATCATTATCTGGTACATCATTGACTCCAATCATCAACATGATAACAATATTCATCATTTCATCATTGTCAATCATCTAACCCACGTCATTGACATTGATAGAAAACTTCATCCATCCACACCAACCTTTTCTAAATTCcattcttcttctttatttaactCCCAGTTGAGATGAATTCTTTTGGGGTTAATTTCTTTTCTACAACCCATTGGAATATTTGCAATGTTGTAATGAGTTCAATCTAGAatttaaaaacataaaataaaagggATGGTTAAGATGATTAATGTCCCTTGTAAATCAATGTATTGATATCTTGAGTGCTCATATTGCCCTTATTTTTTGGGTTTGGTTTATTTAGTTTAactgatgatttttttttttttattaaaacctgctttgaatttgatttgttgGTATCTTAACTGCTAATATGAGTTTAAGGGTTTGACTTTTGGGATTTTGGAAGAAATCCATTGAGAATTGTTTGAGAATAGAAGAAACTATGGAAATTTTTTGGAGTGGGATCATGGGAGAGGACGAGAAGGATATGCTGCTGACTTTCTTTCATCCCTTcgttttatttttgtatttttcgtTTGGCTTAATTATTGACTGCTAAACTTTTTATTCTGAAGTTGACCCTACTTTGGGCACATGTGGCTGGGACTTGATCAAGTTCGGCTACCAATTTCTACATAAATTTATGTGCTGAACCTATCAGTTACAATGGTTAAAGATTAGTTACTCAAATAAACACTTGAAAGATGGAGTACCAAAGTGCCACTCACTAAAAAGTTAGGTACTATTGGTGCCATGTACTCTTCATTTCTCAATTGAAATAGCTCTTTccttttgtatttttgtatcATTTTTCTGTAAGTGTGAATATACATTTCCTGGGTTTTTCCACATCACCTACTCTTTTATGTCTCttggaaattaaaagaaataaagacaGGAAAAAAATGCATTGACATTCTGAGATTGCGGCATTCATCTTCTTCTGTTATATGTTTGATTTTTCCAGTGTACTGTACCAGGGAGAACATAATCGTTACTGGCCCTTCTGCTGAGCACATTCTGGCAGGCATTGGCGAAGAGCAATcactcaagcaaggaagttctCTCTATCGTAATGCCAAGAATGTATTGAACCAATGGGATTCTCACCCGGGGGTAAAATGGTTAAAtgccaaaagaaaattttccattcCTGGCCTAACAAATTTTGAATGGGTCTCATTGTTTGAGCTCATGAGCCAAATTGCCATGACAAATAGTGAAGAACATGTGAAACTCGAAGCGGTTTCTATTATGAATATGATTCTTATAAGCTCTACTGTGTACTCAGAGAGGGAGAAGTAAGTTTTGAATGGTTTTTCTTATCTGTCTCTTGCACATCTTCTGATTTCTATAAGGTTCATATAGCTTGCCCTGCTATAGATTTGCAGCAGATCCAGTATTTCAATGCATATCACAGCTATTGAGGAAGGAAACTGGTCTTTGTTTGCGAAAGGAAGCTGTAAATCTTCTTTACCAGCTACTTAACTGTGAGCACCGACACCATATCTAGACttaaattttgagttttttgtgaatttgtgTATGCCATCTACTTTTAGTTCAAAGTTTGGTAATGTTTATTGCTTTCATCTCTAGATGTGCTGATTAATCTGGATGCAGCTATGCTTGTATTTCTGGAGAAGCAAGTATTGTACTTTTCTATTTTTCTGCAAAAGGACACTGCAAAAGAATATTGATTCTTAAGGTTTTGGTCAAAAACAGATTGCTTCATCATTACTTGTCAAATGAAAAGAGCTTCTTCACCTCTGACtcactggaaaattttcctttcaTATTGTTTTTTAGCAGCAACCTTGATTTGCTTGATGGCTATATAAACTGATGTGTGTTTCTTGTTTTACTTTCGATGTCTCGATAAGCCTGACAGAAATTTTATATCCCTTTCTTTTATTATAAAATGTCTTTAGAGTTTATTATTGATGAAATACCAAGGCATCCACATATTATGCTAGATAATGAgttttttttctggatttatTTATATACTTGATTACACAACTTGGGCAATAGTTATGTATTTTCTGGGACGTTACACAACTTGGGCAACATGCTATTGAGGTTTgccattttctttttcacattatgcaattttattttttcacatGATACATCATGCATCTGGCCATATCCTTTTTTTGGGTCTCTTCCCGTCGTAAGTGGTGTGTTGTGGCTAATACTTTATCTGGCTGTCTTGAACAAAGGTCCCAAAGTAACAGCTGCATTTTGTATGGAGAATGGTGAGGCTGCAGTAAGTGCTGAGCTTGATGCTAAAACTCATCCATCTTTTCGAGAGTTCAATGCAATAATGGATGGTTTGGTAGAATGCGTCACTTGCACTGGAAATAGCACGAAGGTAATTATGCTAGGCAAGGCTTATTCACATATTTCTATGAGTGATTTATTGTCTTCTCAACATCTCTGTTTATTCTTGAACAACATCAAAATTTGCCTGCTCTTATAGGTGCCTTTCCTTTTCATATGAGACTTCCAACAAgttatatcttgaaattcataTGGCCACTTGAGTAGTCTAGGTGCTCCTAAGAAACTAATAAGttcatcaaaattcattttgctTGAAATTTTTAGAAACCTTTAATAATTTTCTGGAAATAAATCTATTGCCAGAAGATTATATGGATATGTGGATTTAGAGCTATCCAAATATTGGTTGAGTTACACCAATGTTAAATGAGATTTCTTTGATTTAGCATTGAGAAATTAATGCTGGAAAGATTGTACAAGGGGTAAAAAGTTTCATTTGATCTGGCTTTTATTTGAGAACCGTAGGAAATACTTGAGGGGCTGTTTTTCTACCGCAAATCTTTGTGCTCTTAATATGCTGTACGCAAAGCTACTGCTCTCTCTTTTAAGATTAGTCCAAAACCTGATCATGTACCCTAAACTTGACTCCCTGAAACAAGTAAGTATTCAGCTTTTCCTGGGGAATGCTTTCACTAATGAAATACTATTACACCCGAGTGCTTAAGTTGCTGCCTGCCTATTTGGAGTTTTGGGAAAGAAATCATGGTACTGGACAGAGAATTTGTCGATGTCTTCACATTGAATTTGCTCATCTTTCAGGAATTGAAGCTTCGAAGATGTGCTGTAACTGTGCTAGCTTTCATAGCATCACTTGGAAAAGCTGGCCTTGGGATTATTTTGAATCATAGGCTTCCAGAAAGGACTAATATCCTTGCAAGTATTTTGGAAAGCTTGGCGTCCGATGTGAACCTTGAACCTCTGGATTCTGCTCAGTCTGTTGAAGTCTTCAGAGAAAGGTTTGTTAATCTGTGATTTTATAGGTGCTTTTGTGTACTACAGAAATATCAACTGCATTCATAATTGTACTTGTACCTGCATAAAATGTAGCGACGTATTTGTGATTAAAAGCATAAACATGTACTAGACAAAGAccatatatttgtatatatgcTATGTTTCTGGACGAATAGATAATCTAAGAGAGGAAGATGGATGTATTTTTACATCTGGGACCAAGTTAACACTTATTTCCATATCTGCATATGTATTACTATAATGTGTTTGGATGAATAGATaaataagagagaaaaattAATCTATTTCTAAATTTGGAGCCAATAACTCTTTTCTTTACTGCTCTTGTtcttttggttctgtaatttccCAGGTGATATGTGACCTCCATTGTTTTAGCTCATACatgttttttactttttttttaatgatatgTAATCTATCCCTAAACAAAGCTTActgttaaaaagagaaaaaattctCGGAGTTAGTTGTCATAAACTTCTTGTTACCAGGTGTCCTGTGTCTTAGAGCTGCTTTTAGACTGAACTGTAGGTTTTGCATAATATAGGCACCGGAGAAACTCTCTCTGATCTTTtactttctatttttctttttgcagaACCTTGGTAATACGTGAGGCTCTTATACTTTTAAATAGACTTGTTTCGCATCCTCAATTCTCCACTGCTGTTTTGCAAGCATTAACCAGCGGTAGAGAGGTAACCAGCTTGACAATTGATGTTGCAAAAAGATTATCCCACAAGGGCAAGTTCTTGTGGCAGGATGACAGCATAACAAAGCAGATCAGGGAATCTGAAATTGTGGAACTAGCTCGGGTGTTCAAGAGAAGAGTTTTTACATTCTTGGGAGATGGTGTATCATGATATGCTTCAACAGTTGAACAAAGAGTTCGGACTTTATGAAAGCAACTTCATTTTGTTAGGACCTATTTGTTGCAAAGCTCAAAACGTTTACGAGTTCTTTAGTTCCCATTTGTTGTGTTGTTTGTTATATGATAAAGGCTTATATACACCTTTTTGTTCAGTCTCGTATTGGATCTGTAATAAAGCATCGCATATTGGTTTTATAATTCATTATTATACAGGACTAattgttgaaggaaaattcTACAGTTCctttagtgattttaatggaATCATTCCCTCAAACAAATCTAACGCATCGATGTCATGTCGTTTAGTCATGGTAGAGTTTGCTGCATTACTATATTTCCTTTCAAGTACTTAGCAACCTATTATAGGTTACGGTTATCATTTTGTATgggatttggggcagggacggtcatcagtatgaccgtccctgcacggTTGAGGGCCAAGATTggccctcaaaattttgtgcggctgaGATTACACCATGTAATTCGATTTCCGCGCCAAGTGTGGGACCCACCACTATCTGTTGTGAAAATACATcctgtgaaaaaaaagttacacgatgtacaaagaaagttaCATGGTGTTGATAATGACCAAAATTGGCAgggacggttgcacctgcaaccgtccgTGCCCCGAGTCCTTTTGTATGAGAGATTTATATCTTAttctctaaaatatcaaattaataaaataactattaatttatttgtttaaaaaataattatattttttaatgtCATAATATCCTTGACTACAAAGAAAATCCTATAAATCGAAATTCGTTTGATATTATCCCAGATATACAAGGTACTAGCAGTTCTATTTTGcattaatgaaaataaaaactaaaagcaTACAATATTATTAAACATTTATATTACAAGTTATTGATTATATTAGTACAAACCAAATCGTAATAGACAATTAAAGACTTATACGTAAGATGGGATATACTTCTGTGTCAAAAGATTTGATAATTATATGGCCGGAAGCGCCTCATTTCGTTTTaggaaaatttgtcaaattgctccccaacatttaaaaaaaaaaaattttagtccttaacatttaaaatcagccaGAATAGCtcctaacatataaattatgagcCAGTTTGGTTATAATGTTTGTATTTGCTTATTTCTTtggctaaaaatagcacgcctcTCTCACGTGGCATAATTTCAAGGGTGAAATCGGAAAACACACTTCTCTCCCTCGGATGAACACGAGAATGTTTAGAAAGCTTACTCCATAATTTGGGCAGTCATCGAATCTTCTCCCTGGATTTACAGGTTTCTAAGAAGTCATAATGATGGGTTCCTTTCCATAAAGACATTGCTCGTTGTTTGGATCCATTGTACTTTTCAATAGGTTAGTTtcttctttgcattttcttgctATTCTTCCTCAATTGCACAGCCATCCAATTGCAGCTGCatttttcctcttcaattttggttttgatGTGAGGCAATTAGGGTTTAATTGGGGAAATATGAAGGAAAGATAGAAAAACTCAACTGAAAATGAAGTGTGTTTTTCGGTTTTGCCCTTAAAATTATGCCCACGTAAGAGATGCGTACTATTTTTAGTCGGAGAAATGAGTAAATATAAGCATTATGACTAAACTGGCTCTAAATTTATATGCTAGGGACTAAAAAAGTTTGAATAATAATAAAGTAatagataaaattaaaaatattagggactaaaaaagttTGAATAAGGaaatgttagggactaaaaaagaTTAATACACTTTTGTATAGAAATAACTACGCATCTATACTTCATTATTTTCATaggtcaaaataaaaaaaattaaaatgaaattgTTAATATGTTGGGTCTTCACTCATCATGACTAAAACTCTCCTTTTCTACTTCCTTCTAGGAGGAGTATTAAAACTCTTTTCTTATgctcaaaaggaaaaatttgaATACGAAAAGTAATAGATGAAATTGTACATTCACATATATCACAAATACTAGATGAATGGAAATTGATAATAAGGGAGATCTAATTTTGAAATGATGAGGGGAGGTATCTAACTTTTAGTATGAACTAGAGGCAAGGTTAGTGTATTTTACccctttttatgttttttttttattcatggAAACAGAGCATTGCTTTGTAATTTTATGAAGGTTTTGTTTTTGTATAAAGGAGTACCCATATGAATTGAGTAATAAGATATGCCTAACTGAGTTGTCCTGCTAGCATTTGTGGAAATAAAGATTGGGAATCAGAGCAAGACTATGTACGTGTTTGTGTAGTATATAAAtggaaaatgatatgaaaacaTATGTAAGTATGATTTAGGTAATTTGTACAACAACTACATCATTAGTGTGTCATCAATGCTCTTCAAGTTTTCCATGAGTACCACATCCTCTGCGTTTATGTATTCTTTGTGTTCGACATGGTTGGTTCGGCACTACTGTACTGACTTGAGTAATCTGTGACTCCAGTGTAGCGTCATGATTTTCAGTACTCTGGTCTTCATCTGTACTTTCTGCATGCTATTCAGAAGTATCGAGATGTCATGATTTTTTGGTGCTCTGAACTTCATCTATACCTTCTGCATGCTATTCAGAAGTATCAAGATGTAAGTTTCCACTAGAtgtaaattttggaaaaatcacTGGCGACCTGGAATTCCCAATGGATGTAGTTTGCTATTGCATGACTTGGGCTTGAGATGTGTTAAGAGTAGATGCACCAACATGGTGCTCAATGGTCTGTAACCCTCCATTGAAACTAGCCTGGATGGTAGGCCCTCATGATCGGAATCTACAGTGCCGTCCATCTCCATGCTGACCTCTATGGACATTTTGAGGAGCTCGCTGGCACGGCGTTGGTTCGCATGTTATGGAATGTCCTATGGTACTAGTGGAGAGCAAAATGCAAGTCGTCATGACTCCCTAACATGCTGCAATGTTGTAGATGCAAAGTCTTTCATTGCACCAAAATAACTCCTATGTTGCTTGTCACTAAGTGTCATAGAGTCCGGTGCCATGTGTGCGACATTGCATCCATCTAAAGAGTAAATACAAATGAATAAGGATTAATAAAGCCAACcataaaaaataaatcaaataagatGTGTCTCACGAACATCATGTAATTTTGAACTTACAAGATATTCTACTCTAGCACTATCACCCTAAAAGCCTTTTGGGAAAATGGGGTGCCTACTTGGGTTTGAAACGTAAAGTACTGTCTGCTTTCAATTCCACTGAAGATACTCATCTGATGGAAATGTAGGATCTTCAACTACATTACCATCTTGTACATGCGCATGTCAATCAATCCAGACATCAATATAAGTTCTATGTGTGGTAGTCCAGTCTTGATTCCCTTTATCATGACAATCTAGAGAATACAGTGCTGATCGGTTTTTCGACAATCTAAGGTCAGGTAAGGGCTGATGAAACCCAAATTATCACACAACCCGATGAGAAAGGTAGGGTTTAATGACTTCCCGATAGATAAAATACGTGACAGACATCCAAATATCATGCCCTGCAATACATTACTTAGGTAGAGAAGTGAGAACATTCTTCTAATATGGTTGCCATATGAATTgtgaaaatagaaaaacaaatatGAAATGACCCATAATTTGAAAGGTTCTCCATATGCAAATTACCATATGCATCACTCAACTTTGTCAAATGAAATAAAGATAACAAATTTAGGGTGAAGttcaaatattttataaattttttaaaaaaaatcttgacAAAATCTCCCCTATAATAGGAGCAAAACTCCCAACCAATAAACCCAATTTTTGAAGAATCAAAGACCATCTAGCTATTCAAACAAGTCTGTATATTCTATTAGCTTGGTGAGTACATAGGCAAAGTTTAAGAACAAAGTCATGGCATAAGTAAAATATCACTTTGAGATGTAGACCTGTCAATTGATCTTGAAATATGGGTAGGACATGTCATGCAATCCTATGTAGATTGAACTCAACATTCCACCTACATAGAACAAATGAGGAGGCAAGTAATTAGTACATATGATTCTCGTTTGAATTAAAGATTAGGAATACAAGTTTAAATGGTAGGTGCGTGCTGAGCTCCATATGGACCAGGATAGTGCTCCAATGGCTACACTCGATTAGGGTGCATAGTAGGTTTACATTTCCATGCCCATAGCTATGAAAACTTCAGTCATTATGACATTGCAATAATATAATAGTAAAATCACCTCATTTTTATTGAGTGTAATGTACTTGTAGCAACACTAAAGGGCTTGTAATTGCCAATTTAGAGGGAGATGTGGTTGTGCACAAGGATTGATAGAAGGTGGCCAAAATCACACTGTCCCAACTACACTATCCAATGGTGTCTAGGTCACATAGCAATAGAAGATACAGTGATCCTTATTTCCAGACTTATCAAATAGCAAGTGGCCGCCTAATAGTAGAAGGAGGTAGATGCATGCCTACTACCTACATAGGTCATTGGAAGCATTGGCCAACAGCTATGGACTATATCTAGTGTTCTGGATAAACACCCTAAGTTTAGATTTTGCCTATCAAAGTCTGTTACTATGGGAGAAAAATCGAAAAGCT contains:
- the LOC113763925 gene encoding uncharacterized protein LOC113763925; the encoded protein is MATEGFEVEEWDADFLDQLVQAEELALLTTSATQQPQQQQQSPPPQQRQQQLLYHHPQPPLQPSPHPVPPYGNISYSPPRELSQRVHDTSAVGGRGHRALASSSISVSIPGGPESATEREIDGLKRELGHVSEQLKVLEEECIDLKKQRDKKEEQLKFISARIEAREAEDCPANSISLCHSVGKDHDDDGVLPECQKNNSSNELFGISVHPRTSPSKAVGVQTEDAGDCDNSCCRNDVVVGCHHHKKLLDVWDLSDDRLGKNLALNLFGSCEADLKVLFGYLYLSLHSNTMMEHPMHKSNVPLKDHHHLSHSTDAAIILHLYLMLTKIGNQMVRLEDLLEALVDCCRLKNGVIVYRSLRVLHVVIKHASHMQKKIGRRENIIVTGPSAEHILAGIGEEQSLKQGSSLYRNAKNVLNQWDSHPGVKWLNAKRKFSIPGLTNFEWVSLFELMSQIAMTNSEEHVKLEAVSIMNMILISSTVYSEREKFAADPVFQCISQLLRKETGLCLRKEAVNLLYQLLNCPKVTAAFCMENGEAAVSAELDAKTHPSFREFNAIMDGLVECVTCTGNSTKELKLRRCAVTVLAFIASLGKAGLGIILNHRLPERTNILASILESLASDVNLEPLDSAQSVEVFRERTLVIREALILLNRLVSHPQFSTAVLQALTSGREVTSLTIDVAKRLSHKGKFLWQDDSITKQIRESEIVELARVFKRRVFTFLGDGVS